Part of the Rosettibacter firmus genome, AAGATATTTAATATTTCCATCCGCAAGTAGTTTTTGATTTTAAAAAATTCTATGAGAATTGAAAATATGTTGTTATAAATCAATCTCGGGATATTTATGAGCAATGTTTTAATATATAAAAACAGAAATTCCAATTGATCGGCGTTCATATACAAATTCAGTAAATTTCATTATTAATACTTTTTTAGAATCATTCTCAAATTACTTTATATTATAGTTAATTGTTCTCCTTTTTGTGTGTTAAAATAAAAGAATAACAACCTTTTTAAAGCTATAGTTTGATCTATATCAAATCTTTTTAGCTACTATTAAAAAAATCTAAATATTTTTCTGCAAAGATGCCTCACTGTAGTAATATTATTGTAACAAATAGGGAGGGTTTATGAAATATACATTAAGAACTTTTTTGTTAGTAATATTTTGTACTTCTATTCTATCAGCTCAAACTTTCAAAGTTATCGTTAATAGATTTGAAGATCGAACAGGAAGAATCTCTAAAACTGAAGGAGAAGTAAAAGCAAGTTCTCAAGTAGGAGCAATTGCTGGAAGAACTGGAGAATCTTCAATTGGTGGTGTTGCCGCAGCAAGTGGGCAAGCAAGTGGATCGCGTCTTGAATCAGAAAAAGGAGACCTTGGATATCAAGCATCTGATGTTTTTACAACTGAACTTGTTAAAACAGGTAAATTCAAAGTATTGGACTTTAGCTTGTTTGAAAGAAAATTAAGTGAAATACAAAGTGGAGATATTGTAGAAGCTGCAAAATTAATCGGAGCTCATTTTTTACTTTCTGGAAATATAAGTGAAGCTGGGATAGCTGAAAAAGGTGGTAGCATTTTAGGATTTGGTGGAAAAGCAGTAGAAGGTAAAGTAAGAATAAATATAACTCTTACTAATACAACTACTGGTGAAATTGTTCTTTCTGAAACTGCTCAGGGAACAGAAACTCAAGGTGGGGTTACTTTATTTGGAAGTGATGTTGGTGCTAAAAAAGATTTAGGACTTCTTCTTTCTGCGGCATTAAAATCAGCTGCTGATAGCTGTGTAAAAAAAATTGAAAAAGTTGTTGGCGATTTATCTAATTATCCAATCGAATGTGATGTTGCATTAAGTGAGGGCATTGTTTATTTAGGAAAAGGTAAAGACGATGGTATTTCTGTAGGTGATGAATTTGAAATTATTGGTGTTGGCAAAACAATTAAAATTGGTTCGAAAGTTATTGAAGAAAAAATTAAAAAAGGTATAATTCGTGTTAATGAAGTATCGCAAGATTACGCGACAGCTTTACCTAATGGGATTGATATTGTAGAGGGTGATAAAGCAGTAAAAATTGTGAAAAAGTAAAAAGTGTATACGAATGAAAAGCGTTTTTTTACTACTATTTTTCTTAGTACATAAGCGTGTTATAGCTGGTATAGGTGTAGTGTTAACTGCTCAAAAAGCTAAAGGGACTTGTATCTTTAATACTATAAATGTTGTTGGTATTGAGCATACTTATACTTGTCATTGTTATCCTCATTCTAAAAGT contains:
- a CDS encoding CsgG/HfaB family protein, whose protein sequence is MKYTLRTFLLVIFCTSILSAQTFKVIVNRFEDRTGRISKTEGEVKASSQVGAIAGRTGESSIGGVAAASGQASGSRLESEKGDLGYQASDVFTTELVKTGKFKVLDFSLFERKLSEIQSGDIVEAAKLIGAHFLLSGNISEAGIAEKGGSILGFGGKAVEGKVRINITLTNTTTGEIVLSETAQGTETQGGVTLFGSDVGAKKDLGLLLSAALKSAADSCVKKIEKVVGDLSNYPIECDVALSEGIVYLGKGKDDGISVGDEFEIIGVGKTIKIGSKVIEEKIKKGIIRVNEVSQDYATALPNGIDIVEGDKAVKIVKK